A window of Leptotrichia wadei contains these coding sequences:
- a CDS encoding radical SAM protein — protein MERYSVIKEKNPREIVLLKGFSCAYGKCAFCNYILDNTNNEEEMKKVNFEALSRVTGEYGVLEVINSGSVFELNGMTLEKIREVCKEKNIKILYFEAYFGYLNRLNEIREYFSEQEVRFAFGLETFDNDYRTKVLKKNFILNERVLEKLKSEYQMCLLMICTKGQTKEQILSDIEKGLKNFKELVVSVFVNNDTEIERDEELVAWFLSEIYPKYKDMPNIEILVDNKDFGVYVQ, from the coding sequence ATGGAAAGATATAGTGTAATAAAAGAGAAGAATCCTCGTGAAATCGTGTTATTAAAAGGATTTAGCTGTGCTTATGGAAAGTGTGCTTTCTGTAATTACATTTTGGATAATACGAATAACGAAGAAGAGATGAAAAAAGTGAATTTTGAGGCTTTGAGCAGGGTTACTGGGGAATATGGAGTTCTTGAAGTTATAAACTCTGGGTCGGTGTTTGAGTTGAATGGTATGACATTGGAGAAAATAAGAGAAGTTTGTAAAGAGAAAAATATAAAAATACTTTATTTTGAAGCGTATTTTGGGTACTTAAATAGATTGAATGAAATTAGAGAGTATTTTTCTGAGCAGGAAGTGAGATTTGCATTTGGATTGGAAACTTTTGACAATGATTATAGGACTAAAGTTTTGAAGAAAAATTTTATTTTGAATGAAAGAGTTTTGGAAAAATTGAAAAGTGAATATCAAATGTGCCTGTTAATGATTTGTACAAAAGGACAGACGAAAGAGCAGATTTTAAGCGATATTGAGAAGGGATTGAAAAATTTTAAGGAGCTGGTTGTAAGTGTATTTGTAAATAATGATACAGAGATCGAAAGAGATGAAGAACTTGTAGCATGGTTTCTATCAGAAATTTATCCAAAATACAAAGATATGCCAAATATTGAAATTTTAGTTGACAATAAAGATTTTGGAGTATATGTACAATAA
- a CDS encoding queuosine precursor transporter, giving the protein MLNFLNHLQFGVNELLWLGYLILNFSAVALAYRFWGKGGLLSVVPLSIVLANIQVGKMMTLFGFDGITMGNIAYGGIYLASDILTENEGKHYSRKVVSLGFAAMLFTTFIMQIVLKVKVSPDDTMQGALSAVFGFMPRLAISSVCGFAVSQSFDIWSYQFIRKFRPSFKDIWIRNNASTMISQILDNIVFSFLAFTGVYPFKTVIGIIFSTYLLKIVISLLDTPFVYIATLWKKQGKISD; this is encoded by the coding sequence ATGCTTAATTTTTTAAATCACCTGCAATTTGGGGTAAATGAATTATTGTGGCTAGGATATTTAATATTGAATTTTTCAGCAGTTGCACTGGCTTACAGATTTTGGGGAAAAGGAGGGCTGCTATCAGTTGTGCCATTGTCAATCGTTCTAGCTAACATTCAAGTTGGGAAAATGATGACTTTGTTTGGTTTTGATGGAATTACAATGGGAAATATTGCTTACGGAGGAATTTATTTGGCATCGGATATTTTGACAGAAAACGAAGGGAAACATTATTCTAGAAAAGTGGTTTCGCTAGGTTTTGCTGCGATGTTATTTACAACATTTATAATGCAAATTGTGCTAAAAGTAAAAGTTTCGCCTGATGATACAATGCAAGGTGCTTTATCAGCAGTATTTGGATTCATGCCAAGACTTGCGATTTCAAGTGTGTGCGGATTTGCAGTTTCTCAGTCATTTGATATTTGGTCTTATCAATTTATTAGAAAATTTAGACCATCTTTTAAGGACATCTGGATTAGAAACAATGCCAGTACAATGATAAGTCAAATTTTAGACAATATTGTGTTCTCATTTTTGGCATTTACAGGAGTTTATCCGTTTAAAACAGTAATTGGAATTATATTTTCAACATATTTATTAAAAATTGTAATTTCGCTGTTGGATACACCTTTTGTGTATATTGCGACTTTATGGAAAAAACAAGGTAAAATAAGTGATTAA
- a CDS encoding tRNA1(Val) (adenine(37)-N6)-methyltransferase: MKKTGEETITPIKNMKIIQRNDFQNFTLDSVLLSDFVKINRKTKKILDIGTGCGIIALLLAQCSKAQITGIELQKTMAEIAERNVENNKFENQVKIINEDIKNYKNIFNRDEFDTIVTNPPYFEFTGDISQTNDLEQLANARHNIDLTLEEIIKISSYLLKNMGSFSIVFRSERLVEVLALLQKYKLEPKRMKNCYTKWNENSKICLLEAIKDAKKGFSIEMPIFVYDENRQKNEYIENLYKSSDLKIKKE, from the coding sequence ATGAAAAAAACTGGAGAAGAAACAATTACTCCAATAAAAAATATGAAAATAATTCAGCGAAATGATTTTCAAAACTTTACACTTGATTCAGTTTTACTTTCTGATTTTGTAAAAATTAATAGAAAAACAAAAAAAATTCTTGATATTGGAACTGGCTGTGGAATTATCGCTTTACTTTTAGCACAATGCTCAAAGGCACAAATTACAGGTATTGAATTACAAAAAACAATGGCGGAAATTGCTGAAAGAAATGTTGAAAATAATAAATTTGAGAATCAAGTTAAAATAATAAATGAGGATATAAAAAATTACAAGAATATTTTTAACCGTGATGAATTTGACACAATAGTTACAAATCCGCCATATTTTGAATTTACTGGCGATATTTCACAAACCAATGACTTGGAACAGCTTGCAAATGCAAGGCACAATATCGATTTGACACTTGAGGAAATTATAAAGATTTCTTCCTATTTATTAAAAAATATGGGCAGTTTTTCAATTGTGTTCCGAAGTGAACGGCTAGTAGAAGTTTTAGCACTTTTACAAAAATATAAATTAGAGCCAAAAAGAATGAAAAATTGCTACACAAAATGGAATGAAAACTCAAAAATTTGCTTATTGGAAGCAATAAAAGATGCTAAGAAGGGATTTTCCATTGAAATGCCTATTTTTGTTTATGATGAAAATAGGCAAAAGAATGAATATATTGAAAATTTATATAAAAGTTCGGATTTAAAAATTAAAAAAGAATAA
- a CDS encoding YebC/PmpR family DNA-binding transcriptional regulator, which translates to MGRHGTIAGRKEAQDKKRAASFTKLVRLITVAARGGENPEFNVALKHAIEKAKAINMPNDNINRAIKKGAGTDGSTAFETLNYEGYGPAGVAIIVEALTDNKNRTASSVKMAFDRNGGNLGVSGSVSYMFGRKGEIIIEKTDDIDEEALMEVALEAGMEDMETLEDSFYITTEPANFDAVADALRNAGYKLLEADIQYLPSIEVETLEENDLQKLRKLIDVLENDDDVQKVHHNYAGEL; encoded by the coding sequence ATGGGAAGACATGGTACAATAGCTGGGCGTAAAGAAGCACAGGATAAAAAAAGAGCTGCATCATTTACAAAACTTGTCAGACTTATAACAGTAGCAGCAAGAGGTGGAGAAAATCCTGAATTTAACGTTGCCCTAAAACATGCAATTGAAAAAGCAAAGGCAATTAATATGCCTAATGATAACATTAACAGAGCAATTAAGAAGGGAGCAGGAACTGATGGTTCAACAGCCTTTGAAACCTTGAATTATGAAGGTTATGGACCTGCAGGAGTTGCTATTATTGTAGAAGCTCTTACTGATAACAAAAATAGAACTGCTTCATCTGTAAAAATGGCTTTTGATAGAAATGGTGGAAATCTTGGTGTTTCTGGGTCAGTTTCATATATGTTTGGAAGAAAAGGTGAAATTATTATTGAAAAAACAGATGACATTGATGAAGAAGCATTGATGGAAGTGGCACTTGAGGCTGGAATGGAAGATATGGAAACTTTGGAAGACAGTTTTTATATTACAACTGAACCAGCAAACTTTGATGCTGTGGCAGATGCCTTAAGGAATGCAGGATATAAATTATTGGAAGCGGATATTCAATATTTGCCATCAATTGAAGTTGAAACTCTTGAAGAAAATGATTTACAAAAATTGAGAAAATTAATTGATGTTTTGGAAAATGATGATGATGTTCAAAAGGTTCATCATAATTATGCTGGAGAATTATAG
- a CDS encoding fructose bisphosphate aldolase: MKERLERMRNGKGFIAALDQSGGSTPKALKLYGIDESEYSNDTEMFDLIHKMRTRIIKSPAFSDKEIVGAILFEQTMDRKIDDKYTADFLWEEKGVLPFLKVDKGLEELKDGVQVMKPIPGLDELLKRANERHIFGTKMRSVIKKASQTGIAKVVDQQFEVADKIIAAGLVPIIEPEVDIHNVDKAECETILKNEIKKHLDKLPETSNVMLKVTLPTVENFYEDLTKHPRVVRVVALSGGYPRKEANEILAKNKGVIASFSRALTEGLSAQQSDDEFNKDLAKAIKEIYDASVK; encoded by the coding sequence ATGAAAGAAAGATTAGAAAGAATGAGAAATGGAAAAGGATTTATTGCAGCATTAGATCAAAGTGGTGGAAGTACTCCGAAAGCATTAAAATTATATGGAATTGATGAAAGCGAGTATTCTAATGATACAGAAATGTTTGACTTAATTCATAAAATGAGAACAAGAATCATAAAAAGTCCTGCTTTTAGTGATAAAGAAATTGTAGGAGCTATTTTATTTGAGCAAACTATGGATAGAAAAATTGATGATAAATATACAGCTGACTTTTTGTGGGAAGAAAAAGGCGTTTTACCTTTCTTAAAAGTTGATAAAGGGCTTGAAGAATTGAAAGACGGTGTTCAAGTAATGAAACCTATTCCAGGATTAGATGAACTTTTAAAAAGAGCTAATGAAAGACATATTTTTGGTACAAAAATGCGTTCTGTTATTAAAAAAGCGTCTCAAACAGGAATTGCAAAAGTTGTAGATCAACAATTTGAAGTTGCAGATAAAATTATTGCAGCTGGCCTTGTTCCAATTATTGAACCAGAAGTAGATATTCATAATGTTGACAAAGCAGAATGTGAAACTATTTTGAAAAATGAAATTAAAAAACATCTTGATAAATTACCTGAAACTTCAAATGTTATGTTAAAAGTTACACTTCCAACAGTTGAAAACTTTTATGAAGATTTAACAAAACATCCAAGAGTTGTAAGAGTTGTCGCATTATCAGGAGGTTACCCAAGAAAAGAAGCAAACGAAATTCTTGCTAAAAATAAGGGAGTTATCGCAAGTTTCTCAAGAGCATTAACTGAAGGATTGTCAGCACAACAAAGCGATGATGAATTTAATAAAGATTTGGCAAAAGCTATTAAAGAAATCTATGATGCATCTGTAAAATAA
- a CDS encoding adenylyltransferase/cytidyltransferase family protein has protein sequence MKKYKTGLVLGRFQTFHKGHEYIINKALEICDKVLVFIGSSDKFGTIENPFSYELRKKLIKKVYENEIVENKLVIFPLADLGAGNVTKWGDYLFCEAEKILGKVDYIVYGEESKCKSWFSEKIKKSVNFIVISRDDIKINASTLRNYMKENDFEKWRKFVNEKNWGEFEKMREILIKI, from the coding sequence ATGAAAAAATATAAGACAGGCCTGGTTCTGGGAAGATTTCAGACATTTCACAAAGGACATGAATATATTATAAATAAAGCTCTTGAGATATGTGACAAAGTTTTGGTATTTATTGGTTCTAGCGATAAATTTGGAACAATAGAAAATCCTTTTTCCTATGAATTAAGGAAAAAATTGATAAAAAAAGTTTATGAAAATGAAATTGTGGAAAATAAATTGGTAATTTTCCCACTCGCTGACTTGGGAGCTGGAAATGTTACAAAATGGGGGGATTATTTGTTTTGTGAAGCAGAAAAAATTTTGGGAAAAGTCGATTACATTGTTTATGGCGAGGAATCTAAATGTAAGAGCTGGTTTAGTGAAAAAATAAAAAAATCTGTAAATTTTATTGTAATTTCCAGAGATGATATAAAAATAAATGCTTCCACATTGAGAAATTATATGAAAGAAAATGATTTTGAAAAATGGAGGAAGTTTGTAAATGAAAAAAATTGGGGTGAGTTTGAAAAAATGAGGGAAATTTTGATTAAAATATAA
- the pncB gene encoding nicotinate phosphoribosyltransferase gives MKLKPIITSLLDTDLYKFNMNQVIFHKHTDLVGEYHFKCRTPNIFFTKEMVTEINEQIDHLCGLRFKNEELNYLRSIRFIKPDYVEFLRLWHPIKDYVTTVLENGELRVIVSGPLFSAMQFEIYLLEIINEVYFRMKFNYDELIISAKEKLEKKILDFKNKKYNFKFAEFGCRRRLSREWQEEVVKKLSRETQNMVGTSNVFLAMKYNLVPIGTYAHEYVQMYQGIDSIPLSYTNHYALKDWYDEYKGDNGTALTDTITTDLFLRDFDRSMVNNYTGVRHDSGDPYIWAEKILNHYQKYGIDPKTKTLLFSDSLNFDEAEKIYQTFKDKVKISFGIGTFVTNDTKEKPLNIVIKLQYVNGRPVAKLSDVEGKVMCDDEKYLKYLKASVKFRLEREKEY, from the coding sequence ATGAAACTAAAGCCAATTATAACATCACTGCTTGATACAGATCTTTACAAATTTAATATGAACCAGGTAATCTTTCACAAGCATACTGATTTAGTGGGAGAGTATCACTTCAAATGCCGTACTCCGAATATTTTTTTTACAAAAGAAATGGTTACGGAAATAAACGAGCAAATTGACCATTTGTGCGGTTTGCGGTTTAAAAATGAAGAATTGAACTACTTGCGTTCAATAAGATTCATAAAGCCAGACTATGTTGAGTTTTTGAGACTGTGGCATCCAATTAAGGATTATGTGACTACTGTGCTTGAAAATGGAGAACTTAGAGTTATTGTCTCTGGACCGCTTTTTAGTGCAATGCAGTTTGAGATTTACTTGCTTGAAATTATTAACGAAGTGTATTTTAGAATGAAATTTAATTATGATGAATTGATTATTTCTGCAAAAGAAAAATTGGAGAAAAAAATCTTAGATTTTAAAAATAAAAAATATAATTTTAAATTTGCGGAATTTGGCTGCAGAAGAAGGCTGTCAAGAGAATGGCAGGAAGAAGTAGTAAAAAAATTATCCCGCGAAACTCAAAATATGGTCGGAACTTCCAATGTATTTTTGGCAATGAAATACAACTTAGTGCCAATTGGGACTTATGCACACGAGTATGTCCAAATGTACCAAGGAATTGATTCAATTCCATTGTCTTACACAAATCATTACGCATTAAAAGACTGGTATGATGAATACAAGGGAGATAACGGGACAGCACTTACCGACACAATAACGACAGACTTATTTTTAAGAGATTTTGACAGAAGCATGGTAAATAACTACACAGGAGTGCGGCATGATTCAGGTGATCCATATATCTGGGCTGAAAAAATATTGAATCACTACCAAAAATATGGAATAGATCCAAAGACAAAGACACTTTTGTTTAGTGATTCACTAAATTTTGATGAAGCTGAAAAGATTTATCAGACATTTAAAGATAAAGTAAAAATCTCTTTTGGAATTGGGACATTTGTGACTAATGACACAAAAGAAAAACCATTAAATATTGTAATCAAACTTCAATATGTAAATGGTAGACCAGTTGCCAAATTAAGTGATGTGGAAGGGAAAGTTATGTGTGATGATGAAAAATATTTAAAATATTTGAAGGCATCAGTAAAATTTAGGTTGGAGAGGGAAAAAGAATATTAA
- the nadE gene encoding NAD(+) synthase, which yields MKNEKEKVIEWIKKYFEENGKNCKAVVGISGGTDSSVVTALCVAALGRENVIGVLMPKGMQHDIDYSKKLVEFLKIKHYEINVEKPVNDLKELILQQMGVNPDEFDAYKTNQPARIRMAVLYGISAIVGGRVANTCNLSEDFVGYSTKFGDAAGDFSPISDFTKTEVRKLGAELGLPEMFLKKVPEDGMSGKSDEEKLGFSYEVLDEYIRTGNISDLRIKEKIDYLHKINLHKILPMSSYKKGEK from the coding sequence ATGAAAAATGAAAAAGAAAAAGTTATCGAATGGATAAAAAAATATTTTGAAGAAAATGGAAAAAACTGTAAGGCAGTTGTAGGGATTTCAGGAGGAACAGATTCTTCAGTCGTGACAGCACTTTGTGTAGCGGCTCTGGGACGGGAAAATGTGATAGGAGTTCTTATGCCAAAAGGTATGCAGCATGATATTGATTATTCCAAAAAATTAGTTGAGTTTTTGAAAATAAAGCATTATGAAATAAATGTTGAAAAGCCTGTAAATGATTTAAAAGAACTAATTTTGCAGCAAATGGGAGTAAATCCAGATGAGTTTGACGCCTATAAGACTAATCAGCCTGCTAGAATACGGATGGCTGTGCTTTATGGAATTTCTGCCATTGTTGGCGGGAGAGTGGCTAATACTTGTAATTTGTCGGAAGATTTTGTGGGTTATTCGACAAAATTTGGAGATGCTGCGGGGGATTTTTCTCCAATTTCTGATTTTACAAAAACCGAAGTGCGCAAACTTGGAGCTGAACTTGGACTTCCTGAAATGTTTTTGAAAAAAGTGCCTGAAGATGGAATGAGCGGGAAATCTGATGAGGAAAAATTGGGATTTAGCTACGAAGTTTTGGATGAATATATTAGAACAGGAAATATTTCAGATTTGAGAATAAAAGAAAAAATAGACTATTTACACAAAATAAATTTACACAAAATTTTACCTATGTCATCGTATAAAAAAGGAGAAAAATAA
- a CDS encoding PolC-type DNA polymerase III: MNTKYLKIKPSNDFFRKYGIKNFEIEYVNLFSKKKEMEIFVRVHNFAAHSEIQDLRWSLYKSFEDGVKLKIKLDVNPELIREDVTGFVKFMIENYKDESKRYQYIFATYEVKSIENSIFIKLPSHHLIEEAQKTDAKEELKNKICECSDNSVNIEFINGEFKEIKEILNAKDKLNSVKASELPKYENTGANNGNGYSNGGNFNGNNNGYRRKKIPDIDAMPFSMLDILNIGDNVALEGKVFNLDIKETKNGKLMCDFMITDYTDSISCRIFFNMDENIQVKVGEWVKVTGSFESDMYTGEMYVRTQKVKAIDSKDVKKEDNAPKKRIELHAHTNMSEMSGVMSIKDYAKRAKEFGHSGIAVTDYGVVHSFPFAFKEANEDFKVILGLEAYMVDDEQDLITNPKDKMIEDEIYVVFDIETTGFDPFNDKIIEIGAVKMRGREIIGEFSEFVNPEIPIPPKITELTTITDEMVANAEKIETILPRFLKFCADTTVVAHNAKFDVGFIKQKTIEQRLEYSPSVIDTLPLARTLLPELNKYGLASLVDYFKITLETHHRAVDDAKATAEVFQKFLNMILSKGLMKLTEINTELQPNIQNAETLNTMILVKNQAGLRDLYELVSRSNIEFFGMRRPRIPKTLLNSMRKNLLIASSASASERNKGELVNLFLRGAEKDDIEEKAKFYDYIEIQPHTNYADMVERADKEIDNYDKIKEMNKYFYELGKNQNKIVVATGDAQYLEEREAINRNVLLLGSGTMWKTKVSEGVREYEFFDRKLYFKTTEEMLKTFDYLGEDIAMEVVVENTHKISNMIEQVRPVPTGFYPPKIDGAEEEVREMTYKRLKELYGENIDESLKERVEKELNSIIQNGFAVLYLIAQKLVHKSVNAGYLVGSRGSVGSSIVAYLMGITEVNGLYPHYRCPNCKYTEFMNEEGSGVDYPDKNCPKCGTKYIKDGHAIPFEVFMGFNGDKVPDIDLNFSGEYQGEIHKYTEELFGSDNVFRAGTISTLAERNAFGYVKKYLEEVEGTPEIKERKAEIMRIAKGCEGARKTTGQHPGGMIVVPKDKSIYDFCPIQRPANDMKSTSKTTHFDYHVMDEQLVKLDILGHDDPTTLRILQDLTGVDIYTIPLDDKEVMSLFSGTEALGVTSEEIESPTGTSGIPEFGTSFVKQMLVDTKPKTFAELVRISGLSHGTDVWLNNAQDYVRSGIATLSQIITVRDDIMNKLIDDGLDKSLAFSIMEFVRKGQPTKNPEKWKEFSKKMKEHGVEQWYIDSCEKIKYMFPKGHAVAYVMMAVRIAYFKVHYPIEFYTAFLNRKVGDFKMTTMFRPIDDLKKAKMEMDRKGNLNAKEKQELFLYEILIEMHYRKIELDQIDIYKSEAKLFTIQDGKIRMPLIAMDGLGDAVAENIVSERKENSFLSIEDLVKRTKLNKTIVELMKEYGCFQELSDTNQQTLF; the protein is encoded by the coding sequence GTGAATACTAAATACTTAAAAATTAAGCCATCAAATGATTTTTTTAGAAAATATGGGATTAAAAATTTTGAGATTGAGTATGTTAATTTATTTTCTAAAAAGAAAGAGATGGAGATATTTGTAAGGGTTCATAATTTTGCTGCACATAGTGAGATACAAGATTTAAGATGGTCGCTTTACAAAAGTTTTGAAGATGGAGTAAAACTTAAAATTAAGTTGGATGTTAATCCTGAATTAATTCGAGAAGATGTTACTGGATTTGTAAAATTTATGATTGAAAATTATAAGGATGAGAGCAAGAGATATCAGTATATTTTCGCAACTTATGAAGTAAAAAGTATAGAAAATTCAATATTTATAAAATTGCCATCACATCATTTGATAGAAGAAGCTCAAAAGACTGATGCAAAGGAAGAATTGAAAAATAAAATTTGTGAATGTAGCGACAATTCAGTGAATATTGAATTTATAAATGGTGAATTTAAGGAAATTAAAGAAATATTGAATGCTAAAGATAAATTGAATTCAGTAAAAGCTAGTGAACTTCCTAAATATGAAAATACTGGAGCAAATAATGGAAACGGATATTCAAATGGAGGAAACTTTAATGGAAATAATAATGGATATAGGCGGAAAAAAATTCCTGATATAGATGCTATGCCTTTTTCTATGCTTGATATTTTGAATATTGGAGATAATGTTGCCTTGGAAGGAAAAGTATTTAATCTGGATATAAAAGAAACTAAAAATGGTAAACTTATGTGTGATTTTATGATTACAGATTATACAGATTCTATCAGTTGCAGAATTTTCTTTAATATGGATGAGAATATTCAGGTAAAAGTCGGAGAATGGGTAAAAGTTACTGGAAGTTTTGAATCGGATATGTATACTGGAGAAATGTATGTTAGAACACAAAAGGTTAAAGCCATTGATTCTAAAGATGTGAAAAAAGAGGATAATGCTCCCAAAAAAAGAATAGAACTTCATGCACATACAAATATGAGTGAAATGAGTGGAGTTATGTCAATTAAGGATTATGCGAAAAGAGCGAAGGAATTTGGACATAGCGGGATTGCGGTGACAGATTATGGAGTAGTTCATTCTTTTCCATTTGCATTTAAAGAGGCAAATGAAGATTTTAAAGTTATTTTGGGGCTAGAGGCTTATATGGTTGATGATGAGCAGGACTTGATTACAAATCCTAAGGATAAGATGATTGAAGATGAAATTTATGTTGTATTCGATATTGAAACGACAGGATTTGATCCGTTTAATGACAAAATAATTGAGATTGGGGCTGTGAAAATGCGTGGAAGGGAAATTATTGGAGAATTTTCTGAATTTGTAAATCCTGAAATTCCAATTCCGCCAAAAATAACAGAACTTACAACGATTACTGATGAAATGGTTGCAAATGCTGAAAAAATAGAAACTATACTGCCAAGATTTCTAAAATTTTGTGCTGATACAACAGTTGTTGCCCACAATGCAAAATTTGACGTGGGATTTATAAAGCAAAAAACTATTGAGCAAAGGCTTGAATATTCTCCAAGTGTAATTGATACGTTACCTTTGGCTAGAACATTGCTTCCAGAATTGAATAAATATGGACTTGCCAGTCTGGTAGATTATTTTAAAATTACACTTGAAACGCACCATAGAGCTGTTGATGATGCGAAGGCGACTGCAGAAGTTTTTCAGAAATTTTTAAATATGATTTTAAGTAAAGGACTTATGAAACTAACTGAAATTAATACGGAATTACAGCCAAATATTCAAAATGCTGAAACATTGAATACAATGATTTTGGTAAAAAATCAAGCTGGACTTCGAGACTTGTATGAACTTGTGTCACGTTCAAATATAGAATTTTTTGGAATGCGTAGACCTAGAATACCAAAAACTTTGTTAAATAGCATGAGAAAGAATCTGTTAATTGCGAGTTCAGCTTCTGCTTCTGAAAGAAATAAGGGAGAACTTGTAAATCTTTTTTTACGTGGAGCAGAAAAAGATGATATTGAGGAAAAGGCAAAATTTTATGACTATATTGAAATTCAGCCTCATACAAATTATGCTGACATGGTGGAAAGAGCGGATAAGGAAATTGACAATTATGATAAAATTAAGGAAATGAATAAATATTTTTATGAACTTGGAAAAAATCAAAATAAAATTGTTGTTGCAACAGGAGACGCACAGTACCTTGAAGAGCGGGAAGCAATTAACAGAAATGTCCTGCTTTTGGGAAGCGGAACAATGTGGAAAACTAAAGTTTCAGAAGGAGTCAGAGAATATGAATTTTTCGATAGAAAACTGTATTTTAAAACTACTGAAGAAATGCTGAAAACCTTTGACTATTTGGGTGAAGATATAGCTATGGAAGTTGTCGTGGAAAATACGCATAAAATTAGCAATATGATAGAACAGGTAAGACCCGTTCCAACTGGATTCTATCCTCCAAAAATTGATGGAGCTGAAGAAGAAGTAAGGGAAATGACTTACAAAAGACTTAAGGAACTTTATGGGGAAAATATTGATGAAAGTTTGAAGGAAAGAGTGGAAAAGGAACTTAATTCAATTATTCAAAATGGATTTGCTGTACTTTATCTAATCGCACAAAAACTTGTACATAAATCAGTAAATGCAGGATATCTTGTAGGTTCACGTGGTTCAGTCGGCTCTTCAATTGTTGCCTATCTTATGGGAATTACCGAAGTAAACGGACTTTATCCACATTATAGATGTCCAAACTGTAAGTATACAGAGTTTATGAATGAAGAAGGAAGCGGAGTTGACTATCCCGACAAGAATTGTCCAAAATGTGGTACAAAATATATAAAGGATGGGCACGCTATTCCATTTGAAGTATTTATGGGATTTAATGGGGATAAAGTGCCTGATATTGACTTGAACTTTTCTGGTGAATATCAAGGGGAGATTCATAAATATACGGAAGAGCTGTTTGGAAGCGATAATGTCTTTCGTGCTGGAACAATTTCTACGCTTGCTGAAAGGAATGCTTTCGGGTATGTGAAGAAATATCTTGAAGAAGTGGAAGGAACACCTGAAATAAAGGAAAGAAAAGCGGAAATCATGAGAATTGCGAAAGGCTGCGAAGGTGCGAGAAAAACAACTGGACAGCATCCTGGCGGAATGATAGTCGTTCCAAAAGATAAATCTATTTACGACTTTTGTCCAATCCAGCGGCCTGCCAACGATATGAAGTCAACTTCCAAGACAACTCACTTTGATTATCACGTAATGGATGAACAGCTTGTAAAACTGGATATTCTAGGACACGATGATCCGACAACACTTAGAATTTTACAGGATTTGACAGGAGTCGATATTTATACGATTCCACTTGATGATAAGGAAGTAATGAGCTTATTTAGCGGGACTGAAGCACTTGGTGTAACTTCAGAAGAAATTGAATCTCCAACAGGAACATCAGGAATACCTGAATTTGGTACATCTTTTGTAAAGCAAATGCTTGTTGATACAAAGCCAAAAACTTTTGCTGAATTAGTTAGAATTTCTGGACTTTCACACGGAACAGATGTTTGGTTGAATAATGCACAAGATTATGTAAGAAGTGGAATTGCAACTTTGAGTCAAATTATTACGGTTCGGGATGACATTATGAATAAATTAATTGATGATGGACTGGATAAATCATTAGCATTTTCCATAATGGAATTTGTCAGAAAGGGGCAGCCTACTAAAAATCCTGAAAAATGGAAGGAATTTTCTAAAAAAATGAAGGAACATGGTGTAGAGCAATGGTATATTGATTCATGTGAAAAAATAAAATATATGTTCCCAAAAGGGCATGCTGTGGCTTATGTAATGATGGCAGTAAGAATCGCCTATTTTAAGGTGCATTATCCAATTGAATTCTACACAGCTTTTCTAAACAGAAAAGTTGGAGACTTTAAAATGACTACAATGTTTAGACCAATAGATGATTTGAAAAAAGCAAAAATGGAAATGGATAGAAAAGGAAATTTAAATGCTAAAGAAAAGCAGGAATTATTTTTGTATGAAATATTAATTGAAATGCATTATCGTAAAATTGAACTAGACCAAATTGATATTTATAAATCAGAGGCAAAACTTTTCACAATACAGGATGGAAAAATAAGAATGCCGTTAATTGCAATGGATGGACTTGGAGATGCTGTTGCTGAAAACATAGTTTCTGAACGAAAAGAAAACAGTTTTTTATCAATTGAAGATTTAGTGAAACGTACAAAATTGAATAAGACAATCGTGGAATTAATGAAGGAATACGGATGTTTTCAAGAATTGTCTGATACAAATCAACAGACATTGTTTTAG